The Faecalibaculum rodentium genome segment CGGTCATGGCCGGCCTGTTCAAAGGCCCTGATCGCACTCTCCGTCAGGCAGAGTGCGAACTTGCCCGTTACGCTTTGCCTCCTGTCGTGATCCGCTATATCTCCAAACACATCGCCCAATACTGGTCTGATTTCCTTTCACTATTCTTAGACGCCACGCTGGAGGAATTGTGTCTTTTAGCCTGGAAAGACAGGAATAAACAACTTTTCCAAATGTCTAGATATGAGATCGCACAAAGTTTTCCACCATTCCACACAGCTTTTATGACTCACCCCGTATCCTCTGCGATGATGACATCGTGAACAGGAGGAATACCGTGTTGAATGCAGAAAAAGAATTCATGGTGGACTTTTTCGGGCTGGAACCAGGTGAGATCGAGGACATCAGCTATACCAGGCAGTCCGACAAACGACCTATACTGCGTGTCATTCTCACCAATGATCACGATCCATGCCCTGACTGCGGCTGCCCGCATCCCAGAGTGAAGGAATATATCCCAAAGAAGATCAAATATGCGGATGGAGCTGGCAGGGACTGTATCCTGCTTTATCATGCCAGACGGTTCAAATGCCCAGCCTGCCACCGCACTTACTATGAGCCTTCTCCTTTCGTTCAGAAAAAGGGAAAGATCGCGGATAAAGTCGTATTCGACATATTGAAGGATCTCAAGGACTACAACCAGACCTTCGCTTCGGTAGGCCGCAAATACTGCGTTTCAGCCACCACGGTGTCCAATATCTTCGACGCCCATGTAGAGATCCCCAGGAAGAAGCTACCGTCACTCCTGTGCATAGACGAGGTCTATGCGATGAAGACCCAGGGAAGCAAGTATGTATGTCTGCTCCTTGATTTTGAAAAGCAGACACCTGTGGATCTGCTTCCAAACCGCTGGCTCCCTTCACTGCTTGAATATATGAGTCTGATCCCCGAGGAGGAAAGACTCGGAGTCAAAGCGGTCTGTTTCGATATGTACCCGGCTTACAGGAAAATGGTGAAAGCCTGCTTCCCCAACGCCATTGGCGTGGTGGACAGGTTCCATGTGATGCAGGAATTCACCCGCAGGCTGACAAAAGTCAGGATCCGGGTCATGAACAGGACCAGAGCCAGGCGGGAAAGGCTGAAGGAAGAAATGAAGGCCGTGGAAAGCGACTTCCCAAGGGAAAGATACCGGGACGATCCGTGCTGGCAGAGGATATCCGCTGACTGGCAGAAAACCTCTGACCAGTATTATGTACTGAAGCATTTCCACTGGCTCCTCTCAAAAGATGAGGATCTGGATATCTTTGACCCAGGGAGAGAAGGACAATACAACCGACATTTTCAAAAATATATGACGCTCCTGCAGCTGCGGGAGATTCTTCTGGGTATCGACCCTGAACTGGAAGAAGCAGTGCGTTTGAAAAGGGTTTTGACTCACATGTATGAGTCGGGAACATATGATAAAGCAGGAGAACAGCTGTTCAACGAAACTTATGTAGCGTTCAGGAACAGTTCCATCAAAGAGATGAACGGATTCTCCAGAACGATGAAGGAATGGAGAGATGAGATCTTCAATTCCTTCAACACAGTGACTGTTGAATACATGGTCAACAGGAGGAGCGAATATACGATCAAAAGCGTAAGGCTCCACAACGGGATCATTGAGAACCGCAACAAAATGATCAAGTGCATGAAACACAATTCCTATGGCTTTACCAACTGGGTCAGGTTCAGGAATCGTGTAATGTATGTGCTCGATCCAAAAGCGACATATTCTCTGGAGCCCAGGTTCGGCAGTAAGGCTGTGAAAAAGAAGAAAAACAAGTAGAATCAGGGGCTGCCCACAAAGTGGACAGCCCCTGAGTGCTTACTGTGATGTTCAAACTCCAAAGCTCTGTAGGGTAACGGAAACCCTAAGGTATCTTTGGATGGGGTTAGTCTTCCTCCCTATCCAATTTTGGAGTGCCTCCTTTTCCCGGCCTGCGTCCCGGTTTCATACCCGAGAAACCACCCGGGCGTCCATGCCCCTTCACCGGTCTGGCCGGCCGTCCTGCCACTGCCGATTTCTTCGAAGGATACTTTCCTTTTTTGATCCCCCGATACGTCAGCAGACACACCGTCTCAATGTGATCCGTGTTCGGGAACATATCCACGGGATAGATCGTATCCGTCAGGTAGCCGAAGCGCTTGAACTTCACCAGATCCCGCGCCTGGGTTCTCGGATCGCAGGAAATGTACAGGATCTTCTTCGGCTTCAGACCGCAGGCCGCTTCAATGAAGGCCTCAGTTGTTCCCGCCCGCGGGGGATCCAGCACGATCGCATCAAACGAAGAATGGAACTTTCTGGCCTCCAGCATGAACTGCGTGGAGTCCATGGCCACAAACCGCGCATTGCGGATGCCATTCTGCCTGGCATTGTAGATGGCATTCTTCACCGCATCCTTGTTGATCTCCACACCCGTGACCTCGCTGCAGGCATCTGCCAGCGTCAGCCCAATGGTGCCCACACCACAATAGGTGTCCAGGACCTTGTCCGCCGGCTGCAGGTCCAGCAGCTGCTTCGCCAGTCCATAGAGCTTCTCGCACTGATCATGGTGGATCTGGTAGAAGGCACTTGCCGTGAAGGAAATCTTCAGACCACAGAGTTCGTCCGTGATCATGCCATTGCCATACAGCACAATGGATTCATCCTGCAGCACCACACTCGTGTCCCGGGGATTGATGTTCTGGATCACCGTCTTGACCTGCGGGAACTCCTTCACCAGGGCATTGACGAAATTCCGGCGCCCCGGGAGCTGTTTCGAGCTCGTGACGAGCACCACCATCACCTCACCGGTTTCCTTCGCCCACCGCAGCAGCACATGGCGCAGGATACCGGTCCCGGTGTGTTCGTTGTAGAGCTCATACTTCATGCCGGAGACCGTTTTCGTGATGAAGTCAATGATTTCATTCAGCAGCTGCGGATGCATCGCACAGCCGCTGGTGTTGATCACCCGGTGGCTCTTTGGCGCATACAGCCCGCTGTAGATCTTCTTGTCTTTGTCCTTCGCAAATCCGACAATCACCTTGTTCCGGTACCCGATGGCACTCTGCGCCATGATCACCGGCTCGACCTTCACCGAAAGATTTGCGTTTTTCATGATATCCGTGACCTGTTCCTGCTTCAGTTTCGCCTGTTTGACACTCGGCACCGACAGCAGCGAACAGCCGCCGCATAATTTCTGTACATTGCATCGCATGGGATGACACCTCTGTTTCCTCATTGTTCTCTCTGCAACCCCAGTCAGCAGGCCGATGGATGCAGACAGCATGCAAGATCCCGGAACCGCTGCAGATTTCACCGCCTGCAGGAACCGGACTCTGTTTCATTATAAAAGCTGGCGGCCGCAAATCTCCATGGTTTGAACCACGCCTTCCGCTTCAGTCTGTTTCCAGGCCGGCAAACGGCACGACTTCCCGGGGGGTTGCCGGATGATCCGACAGGTGTTTTTCCATCCACACCATGTCATACCAGCGTCCGAACTTATAACCGCATTTCTCAAATCGTCCCACCAGCCGATACCCCAGGTGCGCATGAAAGTGCATGCTGTTGTCATCCAGCCAGGGATCTTCCACCCCCGTCTGCGGTACTCCGATGCAGGCATTCAGATTGATGATCCCCTGTTTTCGCAGCACATCCTCCAGGGCTTTATAGAGCCGACGTCCCAGTCCCTGGCCTTTGACTGACGGGTGCAGATACACCGTGGTTTCCACCGCCCAGTCATAGGCCCGGCGCTCTTTGAAGGCCCCGGCATAGGCGTACCCCAGCAGAAGACCGTCTTTCTCTGCCACCAGCCAGGGATAGCGTTCCATCGTCCGCAGGATCCTGCCCCGGAACTCTTCCTCCGTCGGCATCTCCCACTCAAAGGTGATCGCCGTATGCTCCACATATGTACGGTAGATTTCCAGCAGCTCCCTGGCATCCTTCGGCTTTGCCCTTCGAATTCTGACCATAGTCTTTCCTTTCCTGTCCCAGCCGATCCCGGAAACCAGGTATGGCTTTCCTGACCGGCAGTCACCTTATCAGGATAGGACGGATTGGTGACACTTTCCACACAAATATGGCTGTTCCCCTCAGGAACAGCACTGTCCGGACCCTCCAGGCCGATGGTGGACCCCCGGTCTCCCTCGCTGCTTCCTGTTACTGCTTCCTGCCGATATGCACCCTGCAGCCCTGACAGCAGACAACAAAAAAAGCGATGGGTCAGGATGCCAGCTGCAGGGCCTGGTGGACCATCGCCTGGGGATTCATCATGGCAAAATCCATAGGCTGAATCACGCCTGTACGCCGCCGCTGTTCTTTGGGCAGCTGGTGGAAAGCCGCCGACGCCTGCGGGGCATACAGCACCACATCCGCTTCCCGGCTTTTTTCCGGTGCAAATACCGCCGCACAGGAATCCGCCTCGATGTTCCACCCATGCTGGGCAGCCATTTCGTTGATCGCGTGCGCGGCAACCGAGGAGGAGAGGCCGGAGCTGCAGATGATGAGCAGCTTCATGGGATGGCTGGTCTGCATGAGCCAGTTGTCACGGACATCCTGCCGGTGCAGGGCTTTGAAGAAGGCATGGATGTGATCGAGAAACAGGATCGCATCATCGCCGTCAAAGTGGGCCCAAAATCCCAGAGCCGGGATTTCCATTTCCACGATGTGACCTTCCCATAGGCGGATGAACCCGCAGGTCCCGTCGCTGACAAACCATATTGACTGCATTGTTTCACAGAACAGTGCACCTGGCAAATGGCGGACCTGGTCGAAGGTCGCCCTGGCCAGCGCACTGGTATAGTCGTGTTTCATGATGCCTATCTTACGAATTTGGGGCAGTCTTGTCTATACATTTGCACACCTGTTCAGCCAAGTGAATACAGATATCGCAGAGAAAGCGCTGACAGTCAACCGTGCTGGCTGGGCTGCCAAAGGCAGCCCATCAGCTCCGTTGGCTGTAACCGATTGATGATGAAGGGTCGCAGGTGAGAGTTATCCGGGTTTCAGATTGTGTGATGTGTACCTTGCTCATGCCTGTATCTGAAATCAGAGCACAGCACTATTCTGCACATTTCGCCTTCACTTTAGAACATTCCACTTCATCCTAAAGCGGCGAAACGGGTCAGCAGGACCTCCTGCCGACCCGTATTGGCCGCTTTATGCGATCAGTTCCGTGACTTTTCTTGCATAGTCAATGGGATCCTTGACCGGGAAGCCTTCGATCAGCAGCGCCTGGTCATACAGCACCTCGGTGATGGCCTTCGCCTTCTCCGGATCGCTCTGCCAGGTGTTCTTCAACAATGCGAAGATCTTCGAATCCGGGTTCACTTCCAGGATCCGGTCTGCCTTCAGCGGCGGCATGCCGGAATCCTGCTGTGCAGCCATCGCCGCATAGACTTTCTCCATCTCGAACGACAGCCCGTTGCCGGCCACCAGCATCACGGGATCATCGGCGAGTCGCGCGGACAGACGTACCTCGGATACCTCCGGCAGGGCCTCTTTCATGAACGAAAGCAGGTCCTTGTTCTCCTCCGAAGTCTTCTCCAGCTGTTCCTTTTCTTCCTCGCTCTGAAGATCCAGGTCAGCTGAAGAAGCATTGGTGAAGGGGTGATCCTTGTACTGACCCAGGGTCTGCATCACGAACTCATCCACTTCAGCCGTAAGGATCAGTGCCTGGTAGCCCTTCTTCTGCAGCGACTTCACGACCGGCAGCTTCGCAGCCGCTTCGGTGTCCTTCGCCGAAACATAGTAGATGTCCTTCTGGTCCTCCGGCATCGCAGACACGAATTCCTGCAGTGTGACGGGCTTTCCGCCATCTGTCGTATAGAACAGCAGCAGGTTCTCCAGCTTGTCACGGTCAGCCCCGAAGGAAGAGTAGATGCCGAACTTGATGTCCAGCCCGAAGTTCTTCCAGAACTTCTCGTACTGCTCCCGGTCCTTCGCCAGCATCGCACCCAGTTCATTGAGCACCTTGCGCTCGATCCGGTTTTTGATCAGACGCAGCTGGTGGTCGTGCTGCAGCATCTCACGCGAAATGTTCAGGGACAGATCCTGCGAATCCACGAGCCCCTTCACAAACCGAAGATACGGCGGCAGCAGCTCCTCGCAGTGGTCCATGATGAACACACCCCGGGAGTACAGCTGCAGACCCGGTTTGTAGTCCTGGGAATAGAATCCGTCAGGCACACGACTCGGGATATACAGCAGCGCCGTGAAATCCACGTTGCCTTCCACATTGAAGAAAATCGTCTTCATGGGATCCGTGAAGTCAAAGAAGTGCTGTTTGTAGAACGTCGACAGCTCTTCCTCCGTGACCTCCGCCTTGGGGCGTTTCCACAGCGGCACCATGGAATTCAGTGTCTTTTCCTCCGGCACGGTCCTGGTCTCGCCATCCACTTCCTGCGTGGTCTCCACCGTCATGCGGATCGGGTAGCGGATGTAGTCAGAATACTTCTTCACCAGATCCTGCACACGGTAGCTCTGCAGGTATTGCGAGTAGTCCTCCTGGTCGTCATCTGCCTTCAGGTGCAGCACCAGCATGGTGCCCCGTTCTTCCTTGTCACAGGCCTCGATCTCATAGCCATCGGCTCCCTGGGACTTCCATTCCCAGGCCTCTTCGCTGCCCGCCGCGCGGGTATAGACCGTGACTTCATCGGCCACCATGAACGCCGAGTAGAAGCCGACACCGAACTGGCCAATGATATCAGACTGGTCCTTGTCCTGTTTCTTCAGCTCTTCCTTGAATGCCAGGGTGCCGCTCTTGGCGATCGTGCCCAGGTTTTCCTCCAGTTCTTCCTTCGTCATGCCGATGCCGTTGTCGCTGATGGTCAGCGTGCGGTTCGTTTCATCGAGTTCGATCCGGATCCCGAGGTCTCCGGGTTCCTCGTGGTGCTCCAGCGCCCAGTGATAGTACTTGTCAATGGCATCCGAAGCATTGGAGATCAGCTCCCGCAGGAAGATCTCCTTGTGTGTGTAAATGGAATTGATCATCAAATCCAGCAGCCGCCGGCTCTCCGCCTGAAATTCTTTTTTCTCAGCCATGATTGTCACCTCCATGATGTGAGTCAGTATACACCTGTTTTTGGCATATTCAAGTGTTGAGTGCCAAACGGGTGTTCCTCACCTAATTGTATCCCGGCAGAACATGGGTCCGATGCCTGATGCCCGAAGAGAGCCACTGCGAAAAACCCGGCTCCCTGTCCGAAACCGGCGTGGTGACAGGGCTGGCAGATCCGGTCCCTTTTCCTCTTCCTTATTTCCCTTCTGTTTCCCGCAGCACCCCGGTGACGATCCGCCAGTCATCCTCCGACTGCTCCTTTGTATGACCGGCATATTCCCCCATATAGGGCTGGAATCCCAGGCGGCTGTAGAGCTTGATCGCTCCGTAGCTCTGGGACTGCGTGGAAAGATACAGCGGGTACTTCTCCGGCATCCTGTCGTACTCCTTCGCCAGCGCCGTGATGATGGACTTCGCCAGACCCCGGTGCTGGTGGTTCAGGCCCGTTGCCACCCAGTGCAGCCGCAGCCGGTCCGGGAAATCGTGTCCCGGGAACAGACCGGCGGTTGCCGCCAGGTCACCTTCTGGTCCCAGAACAAACCGGAAGTGTTCCCGGAGCATCTCCGGGGCCTCGTTCATCATTTTGTCCCACTGCGCCAGTCCCGCCTCCTGGTCAGGCACGAGCCCGGTTTCAACCATCAGTGCGGCCCAGGGCTGGCGGAAGGATTCCCGCCAGGGGGCATACGTGTAGCCTTCGTGCAGCGGGGTTTCCGTATGGATCGTCTTGCGGGGCAGGACCATGAGGACCTTGGTAAACGGTATATTGGTATCACATATTGTCATGCCCTGATTGTACCAGCCGCCAGAGGTCCCTGTCACCGGCAATTCTGGACAGGAGCCCTGAGGTTCTGGATGCAGATGGTGGCAGGTACACTCAACTCCATGACCGCCCCCGGCTGCTCATCCCGGAAACATGACAAATCCGGAAGGACCGTCACGAAAAAAATCCGAAAAACCGTAAAAAACAAATGTTATATCATTTAATTTTGTGCTATTATGCCTTCGGAGGAATTAAGAAATGAATACTGAAGCACTGACTGAAAAAACACTCGCGGCGATGTTTGACCACACGCAGCTGGCGCCGGACGCCACGGAAGAAATGATGAAGAAGCTCTGTGACGAAGCCCGGGAAATCGGGACAGCCATGGTGGCCATCAACCCGTACTGGGTTCCCTTCTGCAAGGAACAGCTGAAGGGTACGGACGTGCATGTGGGCGCTGCCATCGGCTTCCCCCTGGGTCAGAATACTCTGGCAACCAAACTGTTTGAAACCCGCGATTCTCTGGAGGAAGGTGCGGATGAGATCGATTATATGATCAACCAGAGCAAGGTGAAGGCCGGCGACTGGGACTATATCGAGAAGGAAATGCGGGAAATCACGGAAATCTCTCATGAATTCAACGCGCCGTGCAAGGTGATCTTCGAGAACTGCAACCTGACAAAGGACGAGATCCGGAAGATTGCGGAGATCGCGAAGAAAGTCGGCATCGATTATGTCAAGACGAGCACCGGCAAAGGCAAAGGCGGTGCGACGGTGGAAGACGTGAAGCTGATGAAGGACACGGTGGGCGACACCTGCAAGGTGAAGGCTGCCGGCGGCATCCGTGACTGGGAGACATGCAGGGCCATGATCGAAGCAGGCGCCGAGCGCATCGGAACCTCAGCTTCCCTGAAGATCCTCGAGGAATTCAGACGCTCTCGTGAACAGTAGTCCGAAGGACTGCTGTTCACTACAGCGTCTGTAAAGTTCGCGCTTTGTTTCCGGGGTGAGGCAAAATGCCGGACTGTGGCTCGATCCATCCGGCTGGACCATCATCGGCAGGATCTGTATAAGCGCGTCCGATGATATCCCGGGATATCTATCGTTGATTACACGCATATCGCAAGAAAGGAATGCAATGAGATGAAACCGCTGATTCTTGGCAGTCTGCCTGATTACACGATCTGGGGAGCAGACAACATTTCGAAGGCCCGTGGTGAAGACAAGGCGTACGGGACGTGGTGGGAGGTATCGGCTCACCCGTACTGTCAGTCGCCTGTCCTGAACATGCCGGGCAAAAATCTGCTTGAGGTGATTGAGGAGAATCCGGAGGAGGTCCTGGGACCGGGGCTGGGTCTGCATGAAATGCTGCGTCTGGCATGGCTGGACACGAAGGACCGTCTGTCGATCCAGGTGCATCCGCAGGATGACAATGCACCGGAGGGAGATTTTGGGAAGTCGGAATCCTGGTATGTGCTGGATGCCAAACCCGGCGCAACGCTGGTGGCTGGCACAAAGACAACGGATGCTGATGTCATCCGGAAGGCACTGGAGGACGGGACGCTGGATGAATATCTGGTAAAATGGCCTGTGAAGAAGGGCGACTTCATATACATTCCGTCAGGGATGCTGCACGCACTGGGGGCGGATATCACGGCAATCGAAGTGGGAACCAATTCCAACACCACGTACCGGTTCTATGACTATGGCCGGACAGATGTCCAGGGCAACCCCCGGCCGCTGCATTTGAAGGAGTCTTTTGAGGTCACGGATTTCTCCCTGAAGCCGGTGTTCGTGCCGGCTGCGGATGAAGACCATGTCCTGGCGGATGCACCGCAGTTCACGGTCACAGAGCGCTTTATCGGGGAGGAACCGGTGGAAATAGAAACCGGTGAGACCTACTTTGTTCTCTCCAACATGGGAGAAGACACAGATGTGATCTGGAACGGTGAGGCGTTCCCCCTCAAGGCACTGTCCAGCGTTGTGATTCCCTGGAGTGCCGGCAAAGTAACATTGAAGAACGCACACGTTCTGGAAAGCAGACCCAAAAAATGAAAACAATTTTAGTAACAGGCGCCAATGGATATCTGGCAAGCTACTGCCGGATGCTGAACAGTGACAAATTTCACTGGATCTGCATGACGCGAAAGGATGCGGATCTGTCGGATCCCGAGAGTGTGAAGAAATTCCTGGAGACGGTGAAATTCGATCTCTGTTTCCACACGGCTGCGAATGCAACGACAGCCCTCTGTGAGGAGAATCCGGATCTGGCACACA includes the following:
- a CDS encoding DUF6431 domain-containing protein, which encodes MIMVPGNHPEINSSFQNGYQKTCNRFFAGTRKCPDCHDGKLYRHGSYLRSFESPVNGVRDEVLIQRAKCSVCGKTHALIPAELVPFSRVPLLAQFLIAVMAGLFKGPDRTLRQAECELARYALPPVVIRYISKHIAQYWSDFLSLFLDATLEELCLLAWKDRNKQLFQMSRYEIAQSFPPFHTAFMTHPVSSAMMTS
- a CDS encoding ISL3 family transposase, with protein sequence MLNAEKEFMVDFFGLEPGEIEDISYTRQSDKRPILRVILTNDHDPCPDCGCPHPRVKEYIPKKIKYADGAGRDCILLYHARRFKCPACHRTYYEPSPFVQKKGKIADKVVFDILKDLKDYNQTFASVGRKYCVSATTVSNIFDAHVEIPRKKLPSLLCIDEVYAMKTQGSKYVCLLLDFEKQTPVDLLPNRWLPSLLEYMSLIPEEERLGVKAVCFDMYPAYRKMVKACFPNAIGVVDRFHVMQEFTRRLTKVRIRVMNRTRARRERLKEEMKAVESDFPRERYRDDPCWQRISADWQKTSDQYYVLKHFHWLLSKDEDLDIFDPGREGQYNRHFQKYMTLLQLREILLGIDPELEEAVRLKRVLTHMYESGTYDKAGEQLFNETYVAFRNSSIKEMNGFSRTMKEWRDEIFNSFNTVTVEYMVNRRSEYTIKSVRLHNGIIENRNKMIKCMKHNSYGFTNWVRFRNRVMYVLDPKATYSLEPRFGSKAVKKKKNK
- the rlmD gene encoding 23S rRNA (uracil(1939)-C(5))-methyltransferase RlmD; the protein is MLSASIGLLTGVAERTMRKQRCHPMRCNVQKLCGGCSLLSVPSVKQAKLKQEQVTDIMKNANLSVKVEPVIMAQSAIGYRNKVIVGFAKDKDKKIYSGLYAPKSHRVINTSGCAMHPQLLNEIIDFITKTVSGMKYELYNEHTGTGILRHVLLRWAKETGEVMVVLVTSSKQLPGRRNFVNALVKEFPQVKTVIQNINPRDTSVVLQDESIVLYGNGMITDELCGLKISFTASAFYQIHHDQCEKLYGLAKQLLDLQPADKVLDTYCGVGTIGLTLADACSEVTGVEINKDAVKNAIYNARQNGIRNARFVAMDSTQFMLEARKFHSSFDAIVLDPPRAGTTEAFIEAACGLKPKKILYISCDPRTQARDLVKFKRFGYLTDTIYPVDMFPNTDHIETVCLLTYRGIKKGKYPSKKSAVAGRPARPVKGHGRPGGFSGMKPGRRPGKGGTPKLDREED
- a CDS encoding GNAT family N-acetyltransferase is translated as MVRIRRAKPKDARELLEIYRTYVEHTAITFEWEMPTEEEFRGRILRTMERYPWLVAEKDGLLLGYAYAGAFKERRAYDWAVETTVYLHPSVKGQGLGRRLYKALEDVLRKQGIINLNACIGVPQTGVEDPWLDDNSMHFHAHLGYRLVGRFEKCGYKFGRWYDMVWMEKHLSDHPATPREVVPFAGLETD
- a CDS encoding PTS sugar transporter subunit IIB — protein: MKHDYTSALARATFDQVRHLPGALFCETMQSIWFVSDGTCGFIRLWEGHIVEMEIPALGFWAHFDGDDAILFLDHIHAFFKALHRQDVRDNWLMQTSHPMKLLIICSSGLSSSVAAHAINEMAAQHGWNIEADSCAAVFAPEKSREADVVLYAPQASAAFHQLPKEQRRRTGVIQPMDFAMMNPQAMVHQALQLAS
- the htpG gene encoding molecular chaperone HtpG; this encodes MAEKKEFQAESRRLLDLMINSIYTHKEIFLRELISNASDAIDKYYHWALEHHEEPGDLGIRIELDETNRTLTISDNGIGMTKEELEENLGTIAKSGTLAFKEELKKQDKDQSDIIGQFGVGFYSAFMVADEVTVYTRAAGSEEAWEWKSQGADGYEIEACDKEERGTMLVLHLKADDDQEDYSQYLQSYRVQDLVKKYSDYIRYPIRMTVETTQEVDGETRTVPEEKTLNSMVPLWKRPKAEVTEEELSTFYKQHFFDFTDPMKTIFFNVEGNVDFTALLYIPSRVPDGFYSQDYKPGLQLYSRGVFIMDHCEELLPPYLRFVKGLVDSQDLSLNISREMLQHDHQLRLIKNRIERKVLNELGAMLAKDREQYEKFWKNFGLDIKFGIYSSFGADRDKLENLLLFYTTDGGKPVTLQEFVSAMPEDQKDIYYVSAKDTEAAAKLPVVKSLQKKGYQALILTAEVDEFVMQTLGQYKDHPFTNASSADLDLQSEEEKEQLEKTSEENKDLLSFMKEALPEVSEVRLSARLADDPVMLVAGNGLSFEMEKVYAAMAAQQDSGMPPLKADRILEVNPDSKIFALLKNTWQSDPEKAKAITEVLYDQALLIEGFPVKDPIDYARKVTELIA
- a CDS encoding GNAT family N-acetyltransferase, which codes for MTICDTNIPFTKVLMVLPRKTIHTETPLHEGYTYAPWRESFRQPWAALMVETGLVPDQEAGLAQWDKMMNEAPEMLREHFRFVLGPEGDLAATAGLFPGHDFPDRLRLHWVATGLNHQHRGLAKSIITALAKEYDRMPEKYPLYLSTQSQSYGAIKLYSRLGFQPYMGEYAGHTKEQSEDDWRIVTGVLRETEGK
- the deoC gene encoding deoxyribose-phosphate aldolase, with amino-acid sequence MNTEALTEKTLAAMFDHTQLAPDATEEMMKKLCDEAREIGTAMVAINPYWVPFCKEQLKGTDVHVGAAIGFPLGQNTLATKLFETRDSLEEGADEIDYMINQSKVKAGDWDYIEKEMREITEISHEFNAPCKVIFENCNLTKDEIRKIAEIAKKVGIDYVKTSTGKGKGGATVEDVKLMKDTVGDTCKVKAAGGIRDWETCRAMIEAGAERIGTSASLKILEEFRRSREQ
- a CDS encoding type I phosphomannose isomerase catalytic subunit, whose translation is MKPLILGSLPDYTIWGADNISKARGEDKAYGTWWEVSAHPYCQSPVLNMPGKNLLEVIEENPEEVLGPGLGLHEMLRLAWLDTKDRLSIQVHPQDDNAPEGDFGKSESWYVLDAKPGATLVAGTKTTDADVIRKALEDGTLDEYLVKWPVKKGDFIYIPSGMLHALGADITAIEVGTNSNTTYRFYDYGRTDVQGNPRPLHLKESFEVTDFSLKPVFVPAADEDHVLADAPQFTVTERFIGEEPVEIETGETYFVLSNMGEDTDVIWNGEAFPLKALSSVVIPWSAGKVTLKNAHVLESRPKK